One segment of Papaver somniferum cultivar HN1 unplaced genomic scaffold, ASM357369v1 unplaced-scaffold_137, whole genome shotgun sequence DNA contains the following:
- the LOC113335027 gene encoding histone H4, translated as MSGRGKGGKGLGKGGAKRHRKVLRDNIQGITKPAIRRLARRGGVKRISGLIYEETRGVLKIFLENVIRDAVTYTEHARRKTVTAMDVVYALKRQGRTLYGFGG; from the coding sequence ATGTCAGGAAGAGGGAAAGGAGGTAAGGGATTAGGAAAGGGAGGAGCAAAGAGACACAGGAAGGTGTTGAGAGATAACATCCAAGGTATTACTAAACCAGCAATAAGAAGATTAGCAAGAAGAGGTGGTGTGAAACGTATCAGTGGATTGATTTATGAAGAAACGAGAGGTGTTCTCAAGATCTTCTTAGAAAATGTGATTCGTGATGCTGTTACTTACACAGAACATGCTAGAAGAAAGACTGTTACTGCTATGGATGTTGTCTATGCTTTGAAGAGACAAGGAAGAACCCTCTACGGATTTGGGGGTTAG